A region from the Brachyspira hampsonii genome encodes:
- a CDS encoding cytidylyltransferase domain-containing protein, which yields MSNIAFIPVRGGSKSIPLKNIKVLYGKPLVYWTVNAAQNSNVIDKVIVATDHIEIKNTVLSFNFDKVEVYDRLAENAQDTSSTESVMLEYIECSNIKDDDNFFLIQATSPLLTSLDIDNMYSEMFKNKYDSALSCVLSKRFYWTKSGKSINYDYMNRPRRQDFDGYMMENGACYISSVENIKKSKNRLFGKIYVYEMPEYTATELDEELDFYILEKLMEKYIEK from the coding sequence ATGTCTAATATAGCTTTTATTCCTGTAAGAGGTGGTAGTAAATCAATACCATTAAAAAATATAAAAGTACTCTATGGCAAACCATTAGTATATTGGACTGTTAATGCAGCTCAAAATAGTAATGTAATAGATAAGGTAATTGTTGCTACTGATCATATAGAAATAAAAAATACAGTTTTATCATTTAATTTTGATAAAGTAGAAGTATACGATAGATTAGCTGAAAATGCTCAAGATACATCATCTACAGAAAGTGTTATGCTAGAATATATAGAATGCTCTAATATTAAAGATGATGATAATTTCTTTTTAATACAAGCAACTTCGCCACTATTGACATCTTTAGACATAGATAATATGTATAGTGAAATGTTTAAAAATAAATATGATTCTGCATTATCTTGTGTTTTGAGTAAAAGGTTTTATTGGACAAAATCTGGTAAATCAATAAATTATGATTATATGAATAGACCTAGAAGACAAGATTTTGATGGTTATATGATGGAAAATGGAGCTTGTTATATAAGTTCTGTAGAAAATATCAAAAAATCAAAAAATAGATTATTTGGTAAAATATATGTATACGAAATGCCCGAGTATACTGCAACTGAATTAGATGAGGAATTAGATTTCTATATATTAGAAAAGTTAATGGAGAAATATATTGAGAAGTAA
- a CDS encoding cytidylyltransferase domain-containing protein: MNIAFIPVRGGSKSVPLKNIKNIYGKPLVYWAVNAAQHSKVIDKVVVATDHIDIKNTVISFGFNKVEVYDREPINAQDTSPTMDVILEYIEKKNINDEDIMFLIQATSPLIEPTHIDDMYKKMLKENSQSALTCVECKRFFWTKDGKPINYDHKVRIRRQDFEGYMMENGACYINSIFNLKTTKNLLKEPITIYSMPEYTATELDEELDFFIIEKLFEKYKYQTRPDQTRPDQTRP, translated from the coding sequence ATGAATATTGCATTTATACCTGTAAGAGGAGGCAGCAAATCTGTTCCTCTAAAAAATATTAAAAATATTTATGGTAAACCATTAGTTTATTGGGCTGTAAATGCGGCACAACATAGTAAAGTTATAGATAAAGTTGTAGTAGCAACTGATCATATAGACATAAAAAATACTGTTATTAGTTTTGGCTTTAATAAAGTAGAAGTTTATGATAGGGAACCAATTAATGCCCAAGATACATCTCCAACTATGGATGTTATATTGGAGTATATTGAAAAAAAAAATATAAATGATGAAGATATAATGTTTTTAATTCAAGCTACATCTCCTCTAATAGAACCAACTCATATAGATGATATGTATAAAAAAATGCTAAAAGAAAATTCACAATCTGCTTTAACTTGCGTGGAATGCAAAAGATTTTTTTGGACTAAAGATGGTAAACCAATTAATTATGACCATAAAGTTCGTATAAGAAGACAAGATTTTGAGGGATATATGATGGAAAATGGAGCATGTTATATTAATTCTATTTTTAATCTAAAAACAACTAAAAATTTATTAAAAGAACCAATTACTATATATAGTATGCCTGAATATACTGCTACTGAACTAGATGAAGAATTAGATTTTTTTATAATAGAAAAACTTTTTGAAAAATATAAATACCAGACCAGACCAGACCAGACCAGACCAGACCAGACCAGACCATGA
- a CDS encoding class I SAM-dependent methyltransferase, with amino-acid sequence MEQYNDKLLELIKFHKDKNIFRHYNCVCGEDNDELIATKDKFGLDCNFVICKNCGLIRMNPYYTEDFLKIFYSEFYSTIYRNDKYCSNETFNHICNVRGKYIIDRIVSSININFKNLKVFEVASGSGGILKAFQNKGCDVYGCDYDENFILLAKNNGINIVTGSYDELKKFGKCDLLILSHILEHIAEPDIFINNILELVSDNGYIYIEIPTLESIAHHFNYYLFDFQSAHVYYYTEFNFLKLLKKLNLFIIDKYYEYIYGRGYGFLCQKNKSNKNNYNLDYFLVSSFINQCNHFKNIYAKMVELENKIKDNNKNLNIIHNVVNTLAWWIPVKKWRDNFRNKFNTDQTRPDQTRPDQTRPEIICKRNIYVFFNNIIIINKLQPMLQYYIAA; translated from the coding sequence ATGGAACAATACAATGATAAATTACTTGAATTAATTAAATTTCACAAAGATAAAAATATATTTAGACATTATAACTGCGTATGTGGGGAAGATAATGATGAATTAATAGCAACAAAAGATAAATTTGGCTTAGATTGTAATTTTGTTATTTGTAAAAATTGTGGATTAATAAGAATGAATCCATACTATACTGAAGATTTTTTAAAAATATTTTATTCCGAATTTTATTCTACAATATATAGAAATGATAAGTATTGCTCTAATGAAACTTTTAATCATATATGCAATGTAAGAGGAAAATATATAATAGATCGAATAGTTAGTTCTATAAACATAAATTTTAAAAACTTAAAAGTATTTGAAGTTGCTTCTGGAAGTGGGGGAATACTAAAAGCATTCCAAAATAAAGGATGTGATGTATATGGTTGTGATTATGATGAAAATTTTATACTATTAGCAAAAAATAATGGTATAAATATTGTTACAGGTAGTTATGATGAGTTAAAAAAATTTGGTAAATGTGATTTGTTAATATTAAGTCATATATTAGAACATATAGCTGAACCTGATATTTTTATAAACAATATATTGGAATTAGTATCAGATAATGGGTATATATATATAGAAATACCTACTTTAGAATCCATAGCTCATCATTTTAATTATTATTTATTTGATTTCCAATCTGCACATGTATATTATTACACAGAATTTAATTTTTTAAAATTATTAAAAAAATTGAATTTGTTTATAATAGATAAATATTATGAATATATATATGGACGTGGGTACGGTTTCTTATGTCAAAAAAATAAATCAAATAAAAACAATTATAACTTAGATTATTTTCTTGTTTCATCATTTATAAATCAATGTAATCATTTTAAAAATATATATGCTAAAATGGTAGAATTGGAAAATAAAATAAAAGATAATAATAAAAATTTAAATATTATTCATAATGTAGTAAATACTTTAGCTTGGTGGATACCTGTAAAAAAATGGAGGGATAACTTTAGAAATAAATTTAATACAGACCAGACCAGACCAGACCAGACCAGACCAGACCAGACCAGACCAGAAATAATATGTAAAAGAAACATATATGTATTTTTTAATAATATAATAATAATTAATAAATTACAACCTATGTTGCAATACTATATTGCAGCATAG
- a CDS encoding FAD-dependent oxidoreductase, with product MEKFDVCVIGIGTIGSFASYYLSKANIKIAMIDLYAPSHDQGSYHGDTRIFRIDYGEGEKYIPMLNRAFDLWGEFESETNTKMFERIGVINIGHKDSEFMINTLSSAKDYNLDCEIIDRKEIEKRYSFFVPEDFLGVYERNTGYVYSDNSVITASNEAVKFGAKTFYGSEIKNIKKINDSYIIISKEYEFETKKNSSISRNLLR from the coding sequence ATGGAAAAATTTGATGTTTGTGTAATTGGAATAGGTACAATAGGTTCATTTGCTTCATATTATTTATCGAAGGCAAATATAAAAATAGCAATGATTGATTTATATGCTCCTTCTCATGATCAGGGTTCATATCATGGAGATACTAGAATATTTAGAATAGATTATGGAGAAGGTGAAAAATATATCCCTATGTTAAATAGAGCATTTGATTTATGGGGGGAATTTGAATCAGAAACAAATACAAAAATGTTTGAAAGAATTGGAGTGATTAACATAGGTCATAAAGATTCTGAATTTATGATTAATACATTAAGCAGTGCCAAAGATTACAATTTAGACTGTGAAATTATAGATAGAAAAGAGATTGAAAAAAGATATAGTTTTTTTGTTCCAGAAGATTTTTTAGGCGTTTATGAAAGAAATACAGGCTATGTATATAGCGATAATTCAGTGATAACAGCGAGTAATGAAGCTGTAAAATTCGGAGCAAAAACCTTTTACGGAAGTGAAATAAAAAATATAAAAAAAATAAATGACTCTTATATAATAATATCAAAAGAATATGAATTTGAAACAAAAAAAAATAGTTCTATCAGCAGGAACTTACTCAGATGA
- a CDS encoding glycosyltransferase family 29 protein, which produces MDYKSLIDDIVWWIPFKKLRHAFRVIMQDTLDSINNKQEKINESEKNNLEKIKYLEKIILLESKKYIFDYEMIDLLFSDDFDFIYYEIVKLWIQLEDTKNLLDLLYFISLREHVWDKMNPEFWLVYISLLYESNNLDFAEFIFNKYVEKYKLSYIHRSLVVSKFSKELNLMNEEIEHSNIILEYLNKSINDNVFENIIKQNKTIAVVGNGPQELGKGKGEEIDGHDIVIRFNNFNNVGIEKDYGTKVDIWFPNLSNCDYKKYNNIMYGLVLSPDRAIFTDDVLINMYSMIDSNKFFCFSNALSFGLYKLAGRNIRFTTGGIVLYYLANLKEKYNLNFSHKDIYGFSFINNDFSSNHYHYYKDMFTPFYAEHALYTYHKINKEILFLRKLFNLL; this is translated from the coding sequence ATGGACTACAAATCTCTTATTGATGATATAGTATGGTGGATACCTTTTAAAAAGCTTAGACATGCTTTTCGTGTAATTATGCAAGATACTCTTGATTCCATAAATAACAAACAAGAAAAAATTAATGAATCAGAAAAAAATAATTTGGAAAAAATAAAATATTTAGAAAAAATTATATTATTAGAAAGTAAAAAATACATTTTTGACTATGAAATGATAGATTTATTATTTTCTGATGATTTTGATTTTATATATTATGAAATAGTAAAATTATGGATACAACTAGAAGATACTAAAAATCTTTTAGATCTTTTATATTTCATTTCTCTTAGAGAACATGTATGGGATAAGATGAATCCAGAATTTTGGCTTGTATATATTTCACTATTATATGAATCCAATAATCTTGATTTTGCTGAGTTTATTTTTAATAAATATGTAGAAAAATATAAACTATCATATATTCATCGTTCCTTAGTAGTATCCAAGTTTTCTAAGGAATTAAATTTGATGAATGAAGAAATAGAGCATTCTAATATTATATTAGAATATTTAAATAAATCTATAAATGATAATGTATTTGAAAATATAATAAAGCAAAATAAAACTATAGCAGTTGTTGGTAATGGTCCTCAGGAATTAGGAAAAGGAAAAGGAGAAGAAATAGACGGTCATGATATTGTTATAAGGTTTAATAATTTTAATAATGTTGGTATTGAAAAAGATTACGGAACTAAAGTAGATATATGGTTTCCAAATCTATCTAATTGTGATTATAAAAAATATAATAATATTATGTATGGATTAGTTTTATCTCCTGATAGAGCTATATTCACTGATGATGTACTTATTAATATGTATTCTATGATAGATAGTAATAAATTTTTTTGTTTTAGTAATGCTCTATCATTTGGACTGTATAAATTAGCCGGAAGAAACATTAGATTTACAACTGGCGGAATAGTTTTATATTATCTTGCTAATTTAAAAGAAAAATATAATTTAAACTTTTCTCATAAGGATATATATGGATTTTCTTTTATCAATAATGATTTTTCTAGCAATCATTATCATTATTATAAAGATATGTTTACTCCATTTTATGCGGAACATGCTTTATATACATACCATAAAATAAATAAAGAAATATTATTTTTGAGAAAATTATTTAATTTATTATAA
- a CDS encoding DUF3298 and DUF4163 domain-containing protein yields MKTNFKVMILSLLLVVSCSNSNNNKNSDNIKSNIDIPLTENEKLYDYEVVYLMSDNGEYISSALTYNTNNLGKIVYTYPNQNSVTFNVERIGELDEGSISAVSYDNNTLEGNLPSISYPFNAKIDGKEIIFKSVKSPVTGARTIEYSYTNVSTNSDNIFEYKNSIFVLNNENNSEVINKINLDINKEFGITDASSFNDLGSLLKNENVISNKMNTYYDEWLNSDYIANTSEDSSQYCINYLSEKFISIIRFIYEYTGGAHGTYATVYSVYSLENGNKLKIEDLITDLKNTDLLNLIKDKLLKIDGRDESSYFDLNELSLENNNFYITSNGLVFTWGIYEIGPYAIGETKVLISAEEIKPYLKDKYKTIF; encoded by the coding sequence ATGAAAACAAATTTTAAAGTTATGATTTTAAGTTTATTGTTAGTAGTTTCATGCAGCAATTCAAATAATAATAAGAACTCAGATAATATAAAATCTAATATTGATATTCCTTTAACTGAAAATGAAAAATTATACGATTATGAAGTAGTATATTTGATGTCTGATAACGGAGAGTATATAAGTTCTGCTTTAACATATAATACAAATAATTTAGGTAAAATTGTTTATACATACCCTAATCAAAATTCAGTAACATTTAATGTAGAAAGAATAGGTGAGCTTGATGAAGGAAGCATATCAGCAGTTTCTTATGATAATAATACTTTAGAAGGAAATCTGCCAAGCATATCATATCCTTTTAATGCTAAAATAGACGGTAAAGAAATAATTTTTAAGTCCGTTAAAAGTCCAGTAACAGGGGCAAGAACAATTGAATATTCATACACAAATGTTTCTACCAATAGTGATAATATATTTGAGTATAAAAACTCCATATTTGTATTGAACAATGAAAATAATTCAGAAGTAATAAATAAAATAAATTTAGATATAAATAAAGAGTTTGGTATAACTGATGCATCTTCTTTTAATGATTTAGGCTCCCTATTAAAAAATGAAAATGTAATAAGCAATAAAATGAATACCTATTATGATGAATGGCTAAACTCAGATTATATAGCCAACACATCAGAGGATTCTAGTCAATATTGCATAAATTATTTAAGTGAAAAATTTATTTCAATAATTAGATTTATATACGAGTACACAGGCGGTGCACATGGAACATACGCTACAGTATACAGTGTCTATTCATTAGAAAATGGAAACAAATTAAAAATAGAAGATTTAATAACAGACTTAAAAAATACAGACTTACTCAATTTAATAAAAGATAAACTCTTAAAAATAGATGGAAGAGATGAAAGCTCTTATTTTGATTTGAATGAACTTTCACTAGAAAACAATAATTTTTATATTACATCAAACGGTTTAGTATTTACTTGGGGAATATACGAAATTGGACCTTATGCTATTGGAGAAACTAAAGTATTAATTTCAGCAGAAGAAATTAAGCCTTATTTAAAAGACAAGTACAAAACAATATTTTAA
- a CDS encoding N-acetylneuraminate synthase family protein yields MIKIPIIVAEIGCNHKGDMNIAHKMIKVLGSMKYINENSSIDIVKFQKRNNKELLTEEQYNAPHPEPKNSYGSSYGEHREFLEFSLEQHKTLKKWCEEEGLVYSCSVWDLTSAKEISSINPKLIKIPSGSNLNFPMLKYLLDNYSGEIHMSFGMTTKNEEKEILELFKSKNRSKDLVIYSCTSGYPVPFEDVCLLEITRLINEFGKDVKAIGFSGHHNGIAVDVAALTLGAQYFERHFTLDRTWKGTDQAASLEPQGLIKLARDLRNVNKTLTYKSSDILDIEAVQRKKLKREIR; encoded by the coding sequence ATGATAAAAATACCAATAATAGTTGCTGAAATAGGCTGTAATCATAAAGGTGATATGAATATAGCACACAAAATGATTAAAGTATTAGGCTCAATGAAATACATAAATGAAAATTCTTCTATAGATATAGTAAAATTTCAAAAAAGAAATAATAAAGAATTATTGACTGAAGAACAATATAACGCACCTCACCCAGAACCAAAAAATAGCTATGGGTCTAGTTATGGAGAACATAGAGAGTTTTTAGAATTTAGTTTAGAACAGCATAAAACATTAAAAAAATGGTGTGAAGAGGAGGGGTTAGTATATTCATGTTCTGTTTGGGATTTAACTTCAGCAAAAGAAATATCTTCTATCAATCCAAAATTAATAAAAATTCCATCAGGTTCTAATCTTAATTTCCCTATGTTAAAATATTTATTAGATAACTATTCTGGTGAAATTCATATGTCTTTTGGTATGACTACTAAAAATGAAGAAAAGGAAATTCTTGAATTATTTAAATCAAAAAATAGATCAAAAGATCTAGTTATATATTCTTGTACTTCTGGATATCCTGTGCCTTTTGAAGATGTGTGTTTACTAGAAATAACTAGGCTTATAAATGAATTTGGTAAAGATGTAAAAGCTATAGGTTTTTCTGGGCATCATAATGGTATAGCTGTAGATGTAGCGGCTTTGACATTAGGTGCTCAATATTTTGAAAGACATTTTACATTAGATAGAACTTGGAAAGGAACAGATCAAGCTGCTAGTTTGGAGCCTCAAGGACTTATAAAGCTAGCTAGAGATTTGAGAAATGTTAATAAAACATTGACATATAAATCATCAGATATCTTAGATATAGAGGCCGTTCAAAGAAAAAAATTGAAAAGAGAGATAAGATAA
- a CDS encoding class I SAM-dependent methyltransferase, giving the protein MNKKVIDDIVWYIPFKKLRNALREYLLNISNNIESILYNNITLQNANDKKHHTYYKLNKNYYYKLNFGPGPNFIKPDPSWINIDMDNNIGDVVMNFNEIQELPFEDGSVECIYASHVFEHMSIYAAPKVFKECYRVLKDGGVLRIIIPDIKKAIKKYLENDYSHEAFIDNKYIAKSLLGIEDYTIFEALKAELISPSSQNLYGIAHQNGWDFEALVMELKRVGFNPNQIVESVFQKSQYNFFNFEGKYESTANKYKRSLYVEATK; this is encoded by the coding sequence ATGAATAAAAAAGTAATTGATGATATAGTTTGGTATATACCTTTTAAAAAATTAAGAAATGCATTAAGAGAATATTTACTAAATATATCAAACAACATAGAAAGTATATTATATAATAATATTACATTGCAAAATGCTAACGATAAAAAACATCATACTTATTATAAATTAAATAAAAATTATTATTATAAGCTTAATTTTGGACCAGGACCTAACTTTATTAAACCTGACCCCAGCTGGATTAATATTGATATGGATAATAATATTGGCGATGTTGTTATGAATTTCAATGAAATTCAAGAATTACCTTTTGAAGATGGATCTGTTGAATGCATTTATGCATCTCATGTATTTGAACATATGAGTATATATGCTGCTCCAAAAGTATTCAAAGAATGTTACAGAGTATTAAAAGATGGAGGTGTATTAAGAATAATAATACCTGATATTAAAAAAGCTATAAAAAAATATTTAGAAAATGATTATTCGCATGAAGCATTTATTGATAATAAATATATTGCTAAATCATTATTAGGAATTGAAGATTATACCATATTTGAAGCATTGAAGGCAGAATTAATATCACCATCATCACAAAATTTATATGGGATTGCCCACCAAAATGGTTGGGATTTTGAAGCATTAGTAATGGAGTTAAAAAGAGTAGGTTTTAATCCAAATCAAATTGTAGAATCAGTTTTTCAAAAATCTCAATATAATTTCTTTAATTTTGAGGGAAAATACGAATCAACCGCAAATAAATATAAAAGATCACTATATGTAGAGGCCACAAAATAA
- a CDS encoding radical SAM protein, which yields MLKRTTINNIVWFIPIKNLRDKARNFLNQKYNINLELDNLILRITEHCNLSCYGCNAFSQLSESKFLDFDIVKKDLKRINKIIKKKVNVITIGGGEPLLNPRCKDYILLANKYAKNVTIGTNGILLLKQNDDFWKVLRDTNTRLEVTRYPIKLGRN from the coding sequence ATGTTAAAAAGAACAACTATAAATAATATTGTATGGTTTATACCTATAAAAAATTTAAGAGATAAAGCAAGAAATTTTTTAAATCAAAAATATAATATTAATCTTGAACTAGATAATTTAATTTTGAGAATAACAGAACATTGTAATTTATCATGTTATGGATGCAATGCATTTTCTCAATTATCAGAAAGTAAATTTCTTGATTTTGATATAGTAAAGAAAGACTTAAAAAGAATTAACAAAATAATAAAAAAGAAAGTTAATGTTATTACTATAGGAGGAGGAGAACCATTATTGAATCCAAGATGCAAGGATTATATATTATTAGCGAATAAATACGCAAAAAATGTAACAATAGGAACAAATGGAATACTTTTATTAAAACAAAATGATGATTTTTGGAAAGTATTAAGAGATACTAATACAAGATTAGAGGTTACTAGATATCCTATTAAATTGGGAAGAAATTAA
- a CDS encoding FkbM family methyltransferase: MNTKIIDNIVWWIPFRKLRDSVRELILYFIDIDINNRKYIDDKIKYYIYENKDKNVLNLKELLAYTKNYMYYIESNDFQYKLEQLINNLDKDSKITIFNFLNRIIKLYKYNDDSLKYMNECEIELSKLIEEKRRLVLDFDDYQYYTGLKLTNKIPMSYIKDYNFLNIHSYEVLFDKYLNDVDFLSKNILDVGSCYGDITIFLSKITNKKVYSFEPVKKTYNILLETLSLNSRLKNIEPINMGISNYIGKTEIFIPTYNNGNNVDLTSSSISNPLKREEGILENIKVTTIDAFVQENNLNIGFIKVDIEGEEKKLLDGARNTILEQKPYMVISIYHSIEDYFEIKPFIESYSKDYNFHIIKMIPYIGQYETVLLCMPKA; this comes from the coding sequence ATGAATACCAAAATAATTGATAATATAGTATGGTGGATACCTTTTAGAAAATTAAGAGATTCTGTAAGAGAATTGATTTTATATTTTATTGATATAGATATTAATAACAGAAAATATATAGATGATAAAATTAAATATTATATCTATGAAAACAAAGATAAAAATGTGTTAAATTTAAAAGAATTACTAGCATATACTAAGAACTATATGTATTATATTGAAAGTAATGATTTTCAATATAAACTAGAACAATTAATTAATAATTTGGATAAAGATAGTAAAATAACTATATTCAATTTTTTAAATAGAATAATAAAATTATATAAATATAATGATGACAGTTTAAAATATATGAATGAATGTGAAATAGAATTATCAAAATTAATAGAAGAAAAAAGAAGATTGGTTCTTGATTTTGATGATTATCAATACTACACTGGATTAAAGTTAACAAATAAAATACCAATGTCTTATATAAAAGATTATAACTTTTTAAATATACATTCATATGAAGTTCTTTTTGATAAATACTTAAATGATGTAGATTTTTTATCCAAAAATATTTTAGATGTAGGCTCATGTTATGGAGATATAACCATATTTTTATCTAAAATAACTAATAAAAAAGTGTATAGTTTTGAACCTGTCAAAAAAACTTATAATATTTTACTTGAAACCCTATCATTAAATTCAAGATTAAAAAATATAGAACCCATAAATATGGGTATATCCAATTATATTGGAAAAACAGAAATATTTATACCAACTTATAATAATGGAAATAATGTAGATTTAACATCATCTTCAATATCAAATCCATTAAAAAGAGAAGAAGGAATATTAGAAAATATAAAAGTAACAACTATAGATGCATTCGTTCAAGAAAATAACCTAAATATAGGATTTATTAAAGTTGATATAGAAGGTGAAGAGAAAAAATTATTGGATGGAGCAAGAAATACAATTTTAGAACAAAAACCATATATGGTAATTAGTATTTATCACAGTATAGAAGATTATTTTGAAATTAAACCTTTTATAGAATCATATAGTAAAGATTATAACTTCCATATTATAAAAATGATACCGTACATAGGACAATATGAGACTGTACTTTTATGTATGCCAAAAGCATAG
- a CDS encoding KdsC family phosphatase, which produces MRSKIKLFGCDVDGTLTDAGMYYTESGYELKKFNTRDGMGMKLLKESGIITLIITSENTKIVENRAKKLKADYLYQGVQNKLEVIKELLKKLNINKSEFAYIGDDINDKEILEFAGLKACPNDAIEIIKNIDNILTMSKKGGEGAVREFIDNYIL; this is translated from the coding sequence TTGAGAAGTAAAATAAAACTATTTGGATGCGATGTTGATGGTACTCTTACTGATGCAGGAATGTATTATACTGAAAGTGGATACGAATTAAAAAAATTTAATACTAGAGATGGCATGGGTATGAAATTACTAAAAGAATCTGGTATTATAACTTTAATTATAACTTCTGAAAATACAAAAATAGTTGAAAATAGAGCAAAAAAATTAAAAGCGGATTATCTTTATCAAGGTGTACAAAATAAGTTAGAAGTAATAAAGGAATTATTAAAAAAACTTAATATAAATAAAAGTGAATTTGCTTATATAGGTGATGATATTAATGATAAAGAAATTTTAGAATTTGCTGGTTTAAAAGCATGTCCTAATGATGCTATAGAAATTATAAAAAACATAGATAATATATTAACAATGTCTAAAAAAGGCGGAGAAGGTGCTGTAAGAGAATTTATAGACAATTATATTTTATAA